The Gordonia westfalica sequence TGTGAGCCGGAACAGTTCGTCCTGGCTAATGTCTTCGGTCATTGTTGTCTCCATGGGTCTTGTTGCCCGTAGGCAGGATTGGGGAACAGTTCTTCCGGCTCGACCGGGTCGTCCGGGAGAACATCTCCAGGTCCGGGTAGGTCGTAGGGTATTGGGGGCCGCGCCACCGGAACCCGCCGGCAGCATGGGTGCGGTTCGACATGAACCTCACGCCGCCGCCTTCGCTCTCGCCACCAACTCGAACAGCCGCTCAGCCACCAGGCCTGCACGATCAACGGGGGCCTGGGGTGGTCGGCGTCGGGCCAGGTGACGAACTCGGTGCGTCCGTTCACCCACGCCCAAAACAGGTGGAGGTCTGGGAGGTGTTGCACCCACATGTCGACACCGTCGATCTGGCGGTGCTCCGCGGCACTCATGACGCATCCCCGAAGTCGAGAGCCATCGTCTGATTACTGAGGCGTTTCGCAATCAGCTCGCAGTAACGCTCCTCAAGCTCGACACCGACCGCCTTACGGTTTTCGTTCGCCGCAGCAATCAACGTGGTGCCCGAACCGGCGAACGGGTCGAACACCGTTTCCGAGGCGTTCGTGAACAGGCGCACCCAGTCCTCCACCATTGGCAGCGGTTTCGCCGTCGGGTGACCGGTGTTCTGCACGACGGGGTACGTCCACACGCCAGCCTTGCCACCCCCGTTCCAGGCCGGTTTGGTGTCGGCGCGGTGTAGAAATGAAATCGCTTCCCAGCCTTGCCCGGGACGGTCGGCACTGATCTGCGGCATCGGGTTGGGCTTCACCCAGACACCGATGCGCAGCGAGCGCAACCCGACCGGCGGACCCTGGTCGAAGGCGAAAGCGTGCGCGTAATCAAGCGACGTGACCACCCAACTCGCCGAGACCCGCCCACACTCGGCGAGTACGGCCCGCAGGTCAGCGTCAGAGATCGCCGCGAACGTGACGGCCTTTATGCCATGACCAGCACCCCTGTTCGTCTTTGCCATTCCGTGTGTGCGTTCGGTGTACGGCGGATCCGTGATCACCACATCGACCGACCGATCTGCCATGTCTGCCATGACCTCTCGGCAGTCGCCGTGGTAGAGGGTGACCAGGTCGTCCTGGTAGTAGATGCTCATGGCTGGGCCTCCTGCGCTGCGAGGAACACCAGCACGTGATCGCGGGTGATCCATGGCGACGATTGCGGCTCCACCTTCAACACCCGACGCCCGTAGAAGTCGGTGAGGACCGCGCTACACCCGGCAGCCGAAACCTGCATCGAGGACATGAAGCCGTGCGTGAATGCCTCGGAAGCGAGGTCGGCTTCCACCTCCACGATGTCGCGTGCCGTCCGAAACGCCTGCATGTCAACGACGCTCACGGGTCACCTCCACCGCGCACGGCTCACACACCGTCACGTTCTTCCCCGCCCGCCCATCCGGGAACACCAGGTATTCGCGGACGTAGCCGATCAATGTGCCTACGGGGTAGTCGGTGCGGCATTTGGGGCACCAGCCGGCATAGCGGGCTTCCACTGCACCGCTGCTCACTGGTCGACCCCCTCGTCTTCGATGTCGTAGGAGCGCTGGAGGATTGAAAGCAGCGCGTACTCGACCGACTTCGAGTCCTGCTTGGCTGCGTAGTGCGCTATCTCTGCACGCAGCCAGAGGAGTTGCGCCTCCTTGCGCTGGTAGTACTTGTCGAGCTGGTTCTGGGTGTGTTGTGCGTCGGCGATCTGCTGCTGCACGATCGCGCCATACAGCTCGGACCCGAAGATGGTTTCGGCCCCGCTCACTGGTCGACCTCCTGGGTGGGCATGCAGAACCCGACCACCGTCATCAGCAACAGGACCGCGACGATCACGAACGCCACCAGTTCTTCCGGTCCGAGAGGTGGGAGGATCGCCCACACCCCCAACACAAGACACGCATACGCGGGAACCCAGATCGCGGCCTTCACGACGCCGCCCTCTCACCCGGAGCCGGCTGCGGCAGCGAGTTCCGCCACCGCACACACTCTTCGTGGTCGATAAAGTACTTGCCGCCCCCTCACGCAAGGTTCGGAACAGGATTCGCCCCTCGACATACTCGCGGCGAAGGGTCTTCTCGGAGACTCCCAGGATTTGGGCGGCCTCCTTCAGGGTGTACTGAAGGGGCTGAAGGTTTCTGTCGTTCATGACGCCTCCAAGGTTCTGGTGGGGATGGGGGTTCGCTTGAGCAGGGTGAGCAGCGCATCGATGTGCTGCCACAGTTGCGGGCGGGTGAGTTCGATGGCGTCGTCCTCACCCGGCGGAAAGATCACGAAGACGGGTTCCCCTGTGGCGGGAATGGTCGTGACGTGATGGGTACCCGTCAAGCCGTCGATGGGGATGGGCGGAACCTCATGCAGCGGAAGATCACTCATGCCGCACCGCCGATGATGCGTTGCAGGACGATCCGCCCCGACGGAGTCAGATCACCGTGGGCCACCAGATCATTGAGGGCAGTGCGCAGCCGACTCGACTTGAGTGCTTCGCGTGCGGCCAACACCATCCAGTACTCCGGCGACTCCTCCGGGTCGAACGGGCGTAGCGGAGACGACTGCTCCCACGCCTTACGCGCAGCCTCCACAGCAGGATCGGTGCTCATGCCGCACCGCCGATACGGTCCAGGTGGGAATCGTCCGGCCCAGGCCACACAATCCGCGACGACCGCTCCACAACCGCTGTCGCACCATACGATTCGATGAGCTTGGCCTAGACTTCGCGGAGGACAACGACTTGTACTCGCGCTTAGTGGACGGCCAGTGGAAGCGTCGACTCCCGAACTGCGCGATATACCCCGGATCGGGGTCCCACCCCTCGGGTTCCCAGTCAGGGTTGGGGTACCCGAACTCCTCACCGGTGTCGTCGGTGTAGAAGGTCAGTGCCCCTTCGGGATAGCTCGTGATCGCAACTCGGTAGAGGTAGTAGCCGCCGCTGGGCTCACGCCAGTCCGGATCGGCCTCCTGCATTGCTCTGTACACGTCGCGTAGCTCGGCGAGCGTGAGAACCACTTCACCCGGCCGGACGGGGACTCAACCGACAGGTACGCCAGGTCGAGGCCGCTCACCTCACCGAGCGATACGTGGACCTTCCTGTTTTCATCTGCTACTACAGGGACTGGATCTGCGTAGTGCGAGAAGGACATGAGTC is a genomic window containing:
- a CDS encoding DNA-methyltransferase, which translates into the protein MSIYYQDDLVTLYHGDCREVMADMADRSVDVVITDPPYTERTHGMAKTNRGAGHGIKAVTFAAISDADLRAVLAECGRVSASWVVTSLDYAHAFAFDQGPPVGLRSLRIGVWVKPNPMPQISADRPGQGWEAISFLHRADTKPAWNGGGKAGVWTYPVVQNTGHPTAKPLPMVEDWVRLFTNASETVFDPFAGSGTTLIAAANENRKAVGVELEERYCELIAKRLSNQTMALDFGDAS